The genomic region ttaataggcctaactcaatttcaattatatttgagCCAACCTAATTTGAAATTGACCAAGCTCAAATTGGCATCGCTAATTCTTTTGGTCATACGTAATTACTTAAAAACAGCTTAACCCCAAACAATTTTTAATCGTAAACAGAAAAACCAAATGGGGTTTGGGCTGAGATATAGAATGAGAATcccataatttttataatgagAAATAGCATATTCAAACaaacaatacaatttttttataggcaACAATATAATATGAAAGCTCATTCCCtttaaaataactatattaTTCCCTTTTCAACTACCCACCAATCATGAGAACAGAAATAGCCCATCCCATTTCCTTCCCTCAAAGGTAAGAGAAACTAATCCAGAAGTCCCTCAAACCAAAAAGTGATCTCAGAACCACAATACCCTCATACATATCTTTTTTTCGATATGACAATTACCTCATCTTTTTTTCGATATGACAATTACCTCATATCTTAACATGCACCGGGCAATAAATACTTCAGCAACTAGAAAAATACAAAACtagtgaaaaataaatttaaatatcacaAGAAGTAATTGGcttagaaaaagaaacaaaatatccaTTGGTGAATAAAATGGCATTCATTTTACAACAATAGGATAGGAAACGATTCCctcatacataaaaaaaaaataccattaaCTAATAATTTCCTACAGCTTCTAATTTTCTCTAACCTCAGCAAGGCATGGATTAAAATAAACATGCCTTTGAGGAATACACACTATCAATATGACATCTTCACCAAACCAAAATCTACACTGTACAAGGGATAGGGTCAGAAAATGCGTTTTGCTCACAAACTGACCACATCATCTCCCAGAAGTGGTCAAGGTTCTCTCATTAGAGGCCACAGCATTGAGGGTCATTGAAGGTGAAGGAAGAGATCCTGAACCAAGAGCCGGAGCAGAAGCAGTTTCGGTTGCCAACTCTTCGTTTTCATGTGAAGGTTGTAATGGTTTTGGTGAGTAGGTGAAGGAAAGATCTTTGTTGGCAGCAAGAGCTTCGAGTTCTTTCTCCTCTAACCCTATGGTTGGGCCTAAGCTGCATCTGTCTGGGGTGTGTTTGGCTAATGCATCTTTGAACTTCTTGATCTGTAATTAAACCAAAACCAAATATTGATATTAGTAAGAAATCTATCATATTACCATGAAGCAACATAGTACATGAACAATCCTACAGCTAACATATGCATTTCAAAATCTATTATTCAAGTAGTGcaacaaatgttaattttatttttttatatctcagGCTGACAGAATTCCTCTTCCTAAAAaaccaatcttttttttttcttatctgcaaatgttagtttttttaaccTAAAGAGTTGAAACAGGCACAATGTAATAATGAACAATTACTTAAATGCCGATAATGCATAGCTAATGAGTTAACAAGAAAAGGACGTCAAATCTCCTAAACAGAACAAAAGGATTTCAAGCATGCATAATATAAATTAACCAAATTAGGCATAATATTATCGAGCCAGATATGAATCAAAAAATTGACATAGGATGTACACTAACCGTGGCATTGGTGCAGCTAAAGCTACATAATCGACCGTGAGCGCCTCTATAGAATCGGAAGAAGGGAAGAACATGGACATTAAGGCTATAACACATGGACTTATGCTCCTCATAGTTCACCTGAAGGAACTGAACATCAGGATTCATCTCTGCAAATTGGCATATCTGCCATCATACCATAAACAAATTAACATCAGAACAACAACATAAATTAGCCAATCatgaaatcacaaaatgtcatgTGGGTTGATCTGTGAATTAGATCAAGGCCAAGGGGTGGAAGGATACCTTAGGATGAAGGGCTTTGCAGCCACCACAACCAGGAGAGAAGAAATCAACCACCACCAACTTGTCCCCTGCGTTTAACAGTGAATCCACAAAGTCTTGTGCTGAAGTCACCTCTTTCATGTTGGGTTGAAGCCCCTTTTCCCACCATTTCTGAACTTTCCCTAGTCTAAGGTTCATCTGCAAAGTTCAACAAGAATGTTCCAGAAACCCTATTAGAAAAACACAATCTtcccaaaataaaatgaaatataagcaatttgaaaatttctcAGGGAAATTCACAATATTTCAAACAATCAAACGGATCTTAATTcctcaaacaaaaacaaaaaaagactccaaaaatataaaataaaataaattctaagGGTTATCTGCAAAATTCCATAAGAAATTTCCAGAAATCCCATGGGGGAAACACAAAAtcttccaaaaataaaataaaatagaagcaATTAGGAAACGTTTCAGGAAAATTGACAAAATTTCCAACAACAAAAAGGGTCTTAATTACAtgaaaagaattataaaaaaagtaaaatctaAAGATCATCTGCAAAATTCCACGA from Glycine soja cultivar W05 chromosome 16, ASM419377v2, whole genome shotgun sequence harbors:
- the LOC114391193 gene encoding thioredoxin-like 1-1, chloroplastic; the encoded protein is MAEVLTKASLVSSSWHGVSQRHHHRRVSTVLSNNTCSFRSGVGKFSSLKMNSQVLRSWSSSSEFQGKKLVFHVNRGLPNRVNSRLRASTGTQMNLRLGKVQKWWEKGLQPNMKEVTSAQDFVDSLLNAGDKLVVVDFFSPGCGGCKALHPKICQFAEMNPDVQFLQVNYEEHKSMCYSLNVHVLPFFRFYRGAHGRLCSFSCTNATIKKFKDALAKHTPDRCSLGPTIGLEEKELEALAANKDLSFTYSPKPLQPSHENEELATETASAPALGSGSLPSPSMTLNAVASNERTLTTSGR